The Phycisphaerae bacterium genomic interval CCGTCAGGCCCACCCGCTCAGCCCCGTAGTGCAGGCCCAGCCCGCCGGTGAACATGCCGTACGTCATCATGTTCTGGAACACGTCGCCCGGACCCGCCCCGGTGGCCACGATCGACCGGGCCACCAGCTCCGTCCAACTGTTCAGGTCTTCCTGCGTGTGGTAGATCACCGTCGGCGTGCCCGTCGTCCCGCTCGAGGTGTGAATGCGCACCACCTCGGTCGGGTCCGCCGCCAGCAGCCCGCGCGGATAGTTCTCCCGCAGGTCGTCCTTCGTCGTAAACGGCACCCGCTTCAGGTCGTCCAGACTCCGGACGTCGTCCAGCGAATGGATGCCCGCCTTCTCAAGCCGGCGCCGGTAAAACTGCGTCTTGAGGGCCGAACCCACCGTCTGACGCAACAGCTCAAGCTGCAGCGCCCGCCGCGCGTCACGGTCCATCGTCTCACGTTCTTTGTTCCAGTAGCGAATTTCGTCCATGTCAGAGATTCACAATGTCTTTGGTGCCCAGCACCTTTACGCCGTTCTCGCTGAGGACCGCCAGCCCCTCGTCGGGATTCTCGAAACGGAACACCATCAGCGCCTTGTCCGAAAACTTCTCCACGAACCCGTACATGTACTCGACGTTCACGTCCTTCTCGTACAGGATTTTCAGGATATTCGCCAGGCCGCCCGGCCGGTCCGCCACCTGCACCGCCACGATCTCCGTCTTCTCCGCCACAAACCCCTTCCCCTTCAAAACGTCCATCGCCGCGTCCGGCTTGTCCACCACCATCCGCGCCACCCCGTAGCCGCGGCTCTCCGCGATCGTCAACGCCCGGATGTTGATCCCGCCCTCGCCCAGCACGCTGCACACCTCGAACAGCCGCCCCTTCTTGTCTTCCAGAAACACCGAAATCTGGTTCAGCTTCATCGCGATCCCCTTGCAACAGGATTACTTGGCCCGCTTGTCCACCACGCGAACCGCCTTGCCCATGCTCCGCTCGATCGTCTTGGGCTCCACCAGCCGCACCCGTGCCGCAACGCCCAGAACCGATTCGATCTCCTTCCGGATCTTCTGCTGAAACCCCTCCAGCTTGCGAATCTCATCCGAAAAAATCGTCGGATCCACCTCCACCACCACCTCCAGCTCGTCCAGCTCGCCCGATTTGCGATCGACCACGAGCTGGTAGTGCGGCAGCGTCCCCTCGATCCCGATCAGCACGTGCTCGATCTGCGACGGGAATACGTTGATCCCCCGCACGATGATCATGTCGTCCGTCCGCCCCTGAATCTTCGTGATCCGCGGGCTCGTCCGACCGCACCGGCACGTCTCGTATGTCACGCCCACGATGTCCCGCGTCCGATACCGCAAAAGCGGAATCGCCTGCTTGGTCAGCGTCGTGATCACCAGCTCCCCCTTCTCGCCCGGCCCGACCTCTTTCCCCGTCTTGGGGTCGATGATCTCGGGATAGAACACATCCGAGAAGATGTGCAAACCAGCCTTGTGCGTGCACTCCTGCGCCACGCCCGGCCCGATGATCTCCGAAAGCCCGTAAATGTCCGTGG includes:
- a CDS encoding ACT domain-containing protein, which gives rise to MKLNQISVFLEDKKGRLFEVCSVLGEGGINIRALTIAESRGYGVARMVVDKPDAAMDVLKGKGFVAEKTEIVAVQVADRPGGLANILKILYEKDVNVEYMYGFVEKFSDKALMVFRFENPDEGLAVLSENGVKVLGTKDIVNL